The sequence GACGTTGAGCTGCTCTGTGTCACCATCATGTAGAAtctgtgtcctcacagtgaAGTGGCTGTTTATGAATGAAGATgtgactgaaaacaacaaagaccTGAAGACATCACAGTCTTCCTCCTCGGCCACTGTGAGCTTCTCAAAATCCCATTTAGTTCACAAGATGAAGAACTATAGCTCATTAACATGTGAAGTGAAGCAGGGTGACAAAGAGGAAAAGTTTTCCTTCATCCCTCCGTCatcaggtgagaaaacacagaacacgatgaactgctcctgatccaataaattccatttgttaatacatttctttttcttaagaAGGAAAGAACGAACCAGGTCCAGGAAACAATAAGATGACAACAGGTACTGAATATTCACTGCACCTCTCAttcatctctgtgctgctgcgtgTTGATGGATTTAATGTTAACAACATGTGTAAATACAGGAAGTTGGACTGAACAGGAAACTAAAGCTCTTGTCATTCGACAGATTCTACAGATTGGCGGCTGTACATCGGTCCGGTTGTAGGTTTTGCCACAATCGTAATATTGGTTGTGATTCTCATCAGATGGAGAAGGAACAAAGGTGAGAACATTCACAGATGAAACTAACATGTCACTTATAGAGTTTatacctcctccaaggcctGAAAGTCTCATGAAACCACGTTTGAATTCCCTTAGTctagatttggatctgcaccatatttcaaacactcataaatatcagtcatcTAAATATTCCAGATTGTTTTTATCAAGGTAAATAAAACCTCCTGTAACCACAACtcatctttgtttgtgtgtgatccttccagctacagacacacagatgaacgcagatgaaaacagaacctTCTCTGTGGAGGAGACGAGAGGTTTTGATGAACCTGACTCTTCTCTCTGCGAGGCCAACTCTTCTGTTCCTGTCGTCTCAGGGAACaaaacacagacgcacaaacacacggtCAGTTACAAAGATGAAAAGAACTGTTACAACTTCACAGAAGCAGCGTTTCTGGACAATGGTTTTCATGTAAAGTCAGTATGAATCCATATAAGTGAAGAGTCAATGTTGTGTCTTCATGGTGTAGGTCAACCCTGCAGAGGATGTGTTCTACTCCTCCATCAGCCACTCCCCTCACAGCACGACCCAGGTAAACTCCTCCTTTCAACAAGAACTGTAATACTGAAAAACGAATGTTGTCATCAgtggaaacataaaaacataatttgatgTCAGTCACTAGATACATGTTACTATGCTGTGATGGTTTTGTTAGCACTGCATTAGGTTATTTTACTTTTCAATAATCATTCGAATTGtgttgtctctctgtcagtAATGTAATTGTGCCAACATCCTGACCTGTGGTGTAATACATcctgttgtgtctttttttaaacccatttttATCATACTTCCTTATcgacatttgtatttgttgtgttctgTGAAGCACATTGAGCTACACTAACCTgatgaaaggtgctatacagatgattgattgattgattgattgattgattgattgattgattgattgatttattgattgattgattgattgatttattgattgattgtatATCCTAAAGATCCAGGGTGGTGATGATGGAGTGACCTACAGCACTGTGaaatctccctcctcttctactgGACCCTCAGCTGATCCCAGCAGCCTCTATGCCACCGTCAATTTCAAACAATAGTAGAGTCACATTTGACATCGATATATTTATATTAGGAATCATTTGCTATAACTTtctgctgtgaaaacaaagtCACTCATAATAATGTGATTCTCATTAggtagaaaagaaacaaaggttatttgtgtgttgaatattttatattgtatcTTTATGTTCTTCTGATCCAGCTGTTATTCTTATACATTACAATGGTGACATGTTATTTGTATGATGATGTGAATGATTGTGTATGAAGCAATGTGTTGTAAAAAGCGTTTTGCCAAGAGTGCCAGAAGGGGGAGCTGTATGTTAATTTACTGCTGTAATGCTttagtcataataataattataagatGGTATATCTTTATATAGATATCGCATGTTTAACTTGATGTTATAGACATGTTAGTGTTTCATGCTGTGATGTAGATACTGCAGGTTGATACTTCCAGGTTTGAGTTGAGAGactttttaaatgatgttgATTTACATGCAACAAGATGAACCTTCCCCACCTCAGTCAATATCAGTATTCATAACAATATTTAGTGCTTTTATTAAAACGGATGTTCGGTTTGTATCTTGTCAGGTGTTTGTTTAGATCGACTTTTTTTGGCATCAAATTATTTTATCCTATAAAAATCTATTAAAATCCGTTGTGTTCTGGTTGTAGATGAATCATGAAAATGTACAAGATGTGCAAATTCAACAGTTGCagaaaaaaatcccatttttAGCAGATGTATCACTTGTTGACGCCCTCATCCATCGCAGCGAACCAATCAGAGCGCGCCGCCACTTCCAAATATGGTAGCGCTTGCTCTCTGGCCTGCCTCTCTTTGTCGTCCGGACCAATGGGAAGCCGCGGAACGTTGGCGAGCGCTGCTGGGGACAGAGGCGGcggagagagaagcaggaggcgGCGGCAGGGAGCGACCCGTCCCGGTGattcctccatggagagactcGTCCTGTTATCCCTCCACGGGACAGAGACTCGGGAACAGAAGCCGAAGCTGACACCGAGGCGCCGGACACGGTGCTGACCGCCGCAGAGCTCCTGTCCCCGGCCTGGACCGGTGGGAGGTAACGGCCCCGGAGATAGCACCGTTAGCAAGCTCGCCAAAGAAAACCGGCAGCACTTCCGGGTTTGATTTTCAAACAGTAAACAAGCCTCCACCGGGAACTGGATTCTAATAGTTGATGTTTCTGTGGAAATGCATCTGAATCCCCCACAAACAAAGACGTGACGCGATCATCAGTTTGCGGCATGGGCTAACTTTGTAAATATGCATCCCCGACCAACAGGATGCCTTTATTCTGAAGGGCATCCGACTGTGTTTCCGCTCTGACCGGCTATTAACTCCCGCTAACTTgacccagagaagaagaagaggtgaagTTGCGAAGGCTCGGACCAAAACAAGACTTCTCATCTGGAGAGGGACAACGGCGCCTCGTCATGAATGGAACCTGACTCGTCTCCTCGCGTGGTCTCTGGGTCGAGCGCCCGTTAAACCGGAGCCACCGCTGTTACCGTGACATCGGAGCCCCGGTTTAAAACACGGTACGGTTACGGTAATATCGGTTATATTCGACATATTCCAGCAATAAGGAAAAACCTGGTATCGATTTGAAGCTCACCTGAGAGCTTTCATGACGTATTGGTTCTGCAAAGTGCCTTTGATGTTCATAATAGTAAACTAGCTTCATCTTCGGCACTGTTGATTTAGTTTAAAGGGACCAGCGCTGGTTAAAATGATAATTTTCATTGATATCCATAATTATCATGATCAATTTGACATCGTCATTTCTATTATAAGAGTATATATAATATGAAACTAGCATTGTCTTTGATACTGTTGATTTAAGTATCGATATCGACGAAGAAGTTAAGGTAAACAATTATATGAATAACAATCTTATCATGATGACTGTCACATTAATATTTATGTTAAGTTTAAAGTCTGTCACAACCATTATATAATGATGTTGCCCAGCCCTTATATGGATATTTAGGACTTAGACTGAGTGCACTAGAATGAAAAATCGCATATCAATTTTAAGTTGTGGTCTGTGGCAACAAACTGACTCGTGCGCTTTGTACactataaatacaatatataccCGAACTAaatattctgtgtatatgtctgTAGTTGAGGCTTCATACTGTCTGATAGTGATATAATTATCTTCCAAAAAAGGAAAGGCACAGATCCTCTTTGAGTGCACAGACTTGACCATCTAAGTAGCTTCATAAATACACAATTCTATCTTCATCATTCATAGTTGTTTAATATTGGTCCCTTGCAGGACAGATATGTACCCATACCTGAAACATGCTTTAAGaggtatatttacatttttgctgATCACCTGATCTGCTGTTTCACAAAATGTGCTGCTAAGGATGAAGGTTTTGTTTTCTATTATAGATTTGCCATCGAAGATCAAAATGAACTGTCCGTCACCGACAAATGAGGCGAAGCTCTCGTAGCTGGAGGAGGATTCCCTGCCCTgactttccctcctcctcctcctcctcctcctcctcctcctgggatCAATGACAGGACCCAACTCCCCGAGCCGGGCCGGCACTTCCTCGGCCAAATTGAGCAGGCACGGCCGGTCAAAGAGCTCGAGCTCGCACTGCCTCCTCCGCTGCAGCACCCAAGAGCAATCCTCCGCCTCTCCCCCAAATAACAGTTCCCGATCCcctggggaggaagaggagaaggatggaggagtTCTTTTCTATGTCAACCGGACTGGTTTCCCCATCGAAAGCATCACCTGGGAGAGGATGTGGTCCCATGTGGCTGCTGTGCACCCTGATGGTCAGGAGATGGTGGACAGGATACAAAATGCTGCATATCTTCCCAGGGTAAGCTAGCTGTGTTTGATCATTCAGTAGTATCATGTAATCCTCCACACTGGATCTTCTCATGGGTATGTTGAAGTATGTTGCTTCATATGACAGCTCCGGGGTTTTGCTGttctcctcctgacctcttctGCCTTGTCTGAAATCTCAATGCAACAATGTTCTCTCTGTCATTTACCGTAACTAGCTTTGCAAAAGTTTTCATGCTCTAATCTTCAGGAAACACATCACTATCCTCACACTGTccgttgctgcagctcctcttttcagcctctgtctcaaacaatTAGCATCCTTGCTTTGGCCATTTTCTTTTTGATCAGTATTCATTATGCAGAAAAGACACGTTGAAAGAAACAGTAGCCCCGCACATGATACACGTctttgtctgctgctgctctggcccCTCGGCCCAGATTCTCCTCATAGTTTTCTCGTCAGTGATTTGGGTGGACGTCCGTTGTGTTTCAggccgaggacgaggacgagggaATCTGGTTCTTGTTTAGCTCTGCTAATTGGCCATGTTGTCATTAGTGACCCAGTTGTTCGTCGGTGCCAAGATCCCACGCTGTTGTCCTGGACAGAAGGGATGACAGGAGgacatgtgcacacaaacacaccaacaacaAAAACTACACATACAGAGCCTCCTGTCAGTATTGTTTTTAGAAGGCTACGTGTCATGATGGTTTTACGTTGAGCATTTTAAGTGAGAGACAGTGTGTCACTCTGTGAAATTTATATTAGCCAATTTTGGGACCATGAAGTTGTAAATATGAAGAGGAAATACAGAGTCCTACTCAGAACATTTCAGAAGGCCAGTGATCAGCAGCAAAAATAAATTTTACTTTCGGAAAATCATCGTTATatgctttttacatttttacttgcTGAAAAACTGATGCATACAAATTGATAAAGACACCAAATTTCTATTTCACAGTTCAGTAAATTGTTAAAATGAccccacagtttgtttattttccagtttaCTTTTATGTGTCggtgtggctcagggggtagagcgggtcatccactAGTCACAGGGTTCGTGGTATCATTTCAAAGTATTCTTAGACACTGAAcccaaattgtgtgtgtgaataagtaACTGGAAAGAATTGAAGAACTTTGTTCAATCATTGTCATTTAATTCCACCTTCATATGTATGAATGGTATTAAATGCcgctgttttactttgaaaggctTTGCTAGGACACTGTTGTAAACAAGCTTTGTGCGTCTAGGTGTCTGTTGGTTCATCGTGAGGTGTTGTTGTGTGGTTGATTAGCAacccaacgtgtgtgtgtgtgtgtgtgtgtgtgtaagcaggTGGTAACCACAGCTGTTAGACTGATCCATATGACCAATGCCTTAAGAGTATttaggaggagaagagagcaaCACCTTTGTTATTAAGAAATGTTAAATTAACTTTAATGAACTGATCAGCATTAAGGGATTATCTGTTTAAGGTGAGACCAATGGGGAGAAGAGCTCTACACCACAGATTACTATGGGATACATGTTGGACGTTACACATACTGTGGCTCATTTATGCTGCTTTCAAAGGGCAATATGTGCAACCCCCCCCACCCGGTAGCATTTTTCACGGTGTCTGTGATATCGTCAGTAACAATGTTGCCTCTCTCCGTGCCCTCATTAACAGAAAGCGAGACGTGGCACAGGGGCCAAATAATCCCTCTAATAAAATCAGGGTTGTGGATAATCTCCTGTAACCACCTGTACCACACCTGAAGGACCTTTCATGAGTGACTAACCTGGACAGAACTCTTCTGAGCAAAGATCTCTAAGAAAACGCATAAatcttttaatacaaaatatgcTCTGGTATTCTCTAAAATGGAGTATttgagaataaaataatattacgAGATTAAAGTCGTAAATTAACAAGAATAAGTAATAGGAGAAAAGTCATTatataaagtcataatttaaaaagaaatttgtaatttaatgagaaaaagaaaaagcacgtTTTTTTAGGAAATAAGCAGCAAGAACTCAAGAAGCtctatttttaaattgtttacaCTTTAATGAATGTGTCCTGAGCTGGATGTTTAACTCCATGTGGGTTCGCTGGACAGGAGCAGGACCTAAATCTAACAATAGATCATTTCCCGTCATTTGCATAATCCATTGTGGCCCCATTGTTCTGGAGTAAAATGTCTCTGCTCAAGCTGTGACAAAAGGATTTTATTTTGGACAGCATTAAGCgattaaactgaaaataaatcaacaagcTCAGCGAGCCACAGTCAGGAGAACGACACAGGAAGAGTTCgttattgtgttattattatggtTTAATGTTAGTATGTGCGGATGCAGATTAGGCCACAGCTGCTGAAGTTTCCGTGTATTTGTGCTTGTCTTTGTCTGGAGGAAACTCAGGATACACACATCTTGTTTTGGATCAGTTGATGAAGCTTGTGGACGTTTGCCAACATAGATTAGTTCAGACAGATGTGCTCTGAGGCAACGATTAACAGACCACAGCCACAATTTTCAAGAAGGTGTCCTTTAGTGTTATGACTGTCATCCTGCAGTATAAACAAGCCACAGTGATGTCGACTAAAGAAGTACAAGTACTCATGTATCTTGTAAATACTGTCTGAGtgactctcccccccccccccccccacacacactcagagatagACAGGCGTTCCCCGGGATGCCCCGCTCTAAAGATATCATGACAGCAGGAAATAGGATCtgttcctccccctcctccatcttGCTCTCGCCTGGTTGTTTCCATTTTTAATGCACACAGAGCAAAAGTGCTTTAAAGGTGACGGAGGTCACTGATATCTGTGTCCCACACCTGCCACATGGTTCTAAAAGACATGTGGCCCCTGAGTTAAATCCACTTCTGTTCTTCTTGTGTCTTCAGATACTTCAGTTTGTCAGTACttcttgtaaatgtgtttttacaatGAAGTAGAGCCGTGAATATACTTTTGTTTTCTACTGTCTTGTTGgttacttttacattttgctGTTGTTCTCTTTCAGCCTGATGATTTATGTTCAAACCACTTTCTACTGCCCATCCCCCAATCCCCTTCTGAACAATTCAAAACTCGGGAAGGTCATAACCGACACTGTGAGAAATCCCTCTGTTCCTGCTCTCTCATGCTTCCCTTCCTCTGGCTTAGTGATCGACAGAAGaaaggacggagacagagagagaagctgagggaaggagagaacagAAACCCTGTGAAGGGAAAGTAGTGATGGCAgaagatgaagggatgaaggaaaGGGGTAAAACAGTAAGGGAGGTAGAAGTAGATTTAAACTGGGACAATGGAGAGATGCATTCCCAGCTCTGAACAAGGTGGAGACATATCAGATGTCATTGATTCTGCTTCGGTGaatacaacacaatacaatATGCTTCTATAGATATAGAGACTGATCTCCTCGGTTACATGACACAGAACGCTAACTGGTCAGTTCACTCAAAGTTTGCACAGGTGTTAATTCTTTGACAGCTGGTCCCTCAGAATGGTGCTGACGTCAGAGTGGTTCCATGCTGCAGATATAAAAGCCTTTCATAAAAATAATGCATTGGCCCAGGCCGTCCTCATTCATTTGTTAAGCTCAGCTGCAAACTGttaagtgccttgctcaaggtcAGATGGCAGACTGACCCACTCGTAGTGAAAGTTTAAAATGAAGCTTCTCTTGTGGGACGTTCTGTTCTGAATGTGGTCACGGCAGCAGAAAGATGATCTAACCGCGATTCTCCCGTGgcagaaaggagaggaggatacAAGTGAGGGATCACCACACATCTCACTGCCTGACCCAGCAgaaagcagcttgtgtgtgtgtgtgtgtgtgtgtgtgtgtgtgtgtgtgtgtgtgtgtgtgtgtgtgtgtgtgtgtgtgtgtgtgtgtgtgtgtgtgtgtgtgtgtgtgtgtgtgtgtgtgtgtgtgtgtgtgtgtgtgtgtgtgtgtgtgtgtgtgtgtgtgtgtgtgtaccagctGATGCAGCCAGTGTATTAAGCCTTAACGGGGATTTCACGACACCAGAGATTATATGACAGTCAAATCTGCTATTTACTGGTGTTGGCTGGCTGATTGGTTTTTGGACATCATGACTGTTGACTGGTTGAAGGTCGACCAGCTGGGTGATTATTTCATTGGGTGTCTGGTTTGAAGACTGACCTCCTGTTTGCATTACGTCAGTGGTAAATACTGGTTTATTGCCTCCACTAAGGAGGTGGAGTCTAATGAATAGATTAGCAGATGCATTGGTGGAAGAATGAGACGAGGATAAAACCCATCAAATTTTCGATAGAGGGACGGACCAGCATTTGTCCTTATAATTGCAAGACACAACTTTTCTTCAGGAACTAAAATGTCAGTCAGTCAAGCTCAAACCTCAACCAACGCCCAAACAGTCCCTTTTaaagtcaagctgcaccaaattacacacacacacacacacacacaactagaGATCAGTCTCCTTAACGTGTGTGATTATTCTCAAAGATAGATTctcaagatccaggaattattctctgagaaatcagtgaaaaagtCGAATGAAcgtgataaaaacaaatcctggatccatctcctcatctggatctgcacagaatgtaatgggttcttttctgaccacatccttccaccaagttccctggtaatctgtccagtggTCTCTGCTTAATCCTGTTTACAAGTAAACACACCAAAAAACAAAGGGACCGGGgtcaaaacataacctccttgcaTGTAACACTGCAAGGAGGTTATGTGAGTAACCTGATGAATGTCTGATTGGCTTACACCAACATGTGTGTTCTTGTATGAAAAGACAACAATTGTGCttgattattaaaatatgtaaatcttAGTAGATCACGTGTGCCACAGTTTTACATTAGAACtcatcaaaactaaaaaaagaccCGGGCTTCCTCTCCATTTTGTCCTGTTGACTTCCTCCTAAACAAGCAGCGCTGCAGAGACCCAGAGGAAATGACAGGGCTGTGGTTCACCCCTTCCTGCACGGCCACAGACTCACAACAGAGACGACCGCTGTCAGAGGAAGTGTGGGTTTGGGTTTGAGTCTGACTCGCTCTGCTGGTTGGATCACGTCCTTTCATGAAGCCACATCTCTGATCCTGGTTTCCTCCCTGACATGCTGCTTGTTGAGTtcaaacagctgcagaaacacTCTGGTGGTTTCCAGTGCGACAAACCTCTTCtcagtgtgagggtgtgtggaGGTCCGGTGCTCTGAGGTGGGGCCGTATCACCTCCACTCTCTGGGGTTAGGGACCTCGTCTGACTTGTGCCCTTCATCTGTTTGATTGGTTTTTCCCTGGAGCTACTCACTGTCAGCTGCTACAGACAGATATAttaggtgtgtttgtttttagcacAGAATGCTATTCATTCAGCTGCTACCACAAATAACACCAGTGACCGCTGTGGTGAAAGGAGCAGAAATAATTCTACTATTGTGctgttattatattaaattatatcatCTAAATATAAATAACCTTCCACCGCGAGTTTAACcctatttctctttctctttttcagcaTCCTGTTCCTTCAGTCCCGACCTTCAAACCGTCCATGTCTGTCCCCGACTGGCTGGTGTCCGTCCAGAACTACATGAAGGCCCTGCAGTATCCTTTAACACGCACACATGTCCCAACGTGTCAGCACACGGACGTCAGGGGGAAGTTAGTTCTGTGTGTCTCGTCATATTTGACGTTTCTAAAGAATTTTAAAGGCATCAGCATGACGTTAACTCCAGGGACACTGTGTCAATTGGGACTTGTAGACAAAGACTGGGCTTTCTGGTAATACTGGTAATTTGGGCTGCACTGTCCTGCTCAaggcctggaggagctggggatcaaaccaacAACCCTCTGATTAGTGATgaccctctccatctctccaaacAACGATACTCTGACAGTTATACCCTGACTCCAAATATTCTTCCTTATCATTTCTGTCAGATACAACCATACAGGAACACAGTTCTTTGAAATCAAGAAGAGCCGTCCACTGTGCGGGTAAGTCTTTGattatttaatcatttcattttaacaaGATTAACTCAACAAGCTAATTAACAGAATGATAGTGCAAACACCACCAGGCCGCTTAACCAcagactgatgcatttactttataataataacaataaaacaaaaacatgttttattcactcGACCAAGACATCGAAACTCTTGTGGTtggagttttattttgtgtaaacACTGAATTAACTGTAGTGTCTTCAGGAATTTAaaaattaatttacattaatGAATTTAAATTCTAAAAATTATGTTTCCgtgtcctcttcttcatcctcccccTCGTCCTTCCAcctcgtcttcctccctcctccaggttaatggagacagcgagagagatGATCAGGGAGTCTCTGCCAATCAAATGCCTTGAAGCCGTTATCCTGGGAATGTatcctttacacacacacacacacacacacacacacacgctcacactcacaGTGGGCCAAAAGGTTATTCTTATTATCTCTGTGTGAAATCAATGAGACACGTTGCTCGAATGTCTTAATGCCCCCCCCAGCACCACCACTGCCTCCCTTTCCAGCTCTTACAGAACCTCGTTGCCTGGCAACAAGCCCACTTCAGAGTCTAACCCCCAaccatacacacattcacacacacacacacacacacacacacacacacacacacgcgatcACCGGCTTAGTATCATCCGGCACAGCTTGAATTTTtgaagcagcagtttgtctCCCGTATACTGATTTATGAATTCATACATTTCTCAGGACACGTTTTGACTCTTCATATTGAAGCAGTGCGATACTTCcccaggtcacaggtcagatcTTCAGTGCATCGCTCAGGCAATTTCTAATAACAGGATCCTAATGTGTTCAGATGTGAATCAGACACTTAATGGGATAAAGCTGCTGATGTGTGATATGTGGTGTAAAACAGTTTTTTGCAGGATTTAGCAGATGAACAGAATCgattttgtttgtgtcctcTATGAATGGATGGTCCAGTTCCACATGGGCTAGTTTCACGGTGGCTTTGCTCCTGGGCCGTCAGGGTGgcagctgacactgactttAATTGAGACTGACTTTAccctacgggggggggggggggaggagagaaagtggTAAGAGCTGGAATGAAAAAAATCAATTCAAGGTGAAAGACGGAGGCAAAACGTTGCTCTGTGACCTTTGGACGACAACTTCCTGACTCAGTTCTGTCAGGTAAAGAGTGAGATTGATCAGCGTCACCTTTGACCTGAGGGTCACTCACCCCAAAAGGCAGTAGGCCCCAGCGAGAATTGAACT comes from Pleuronectes platessa chromosome 17, fPlePla1.1, whole genome shotgun sequence and encodes:
- the LOC128460315 gene encoding uncharacterized protein LOC128460315 isoform X1, yielding MQLAHDDRGDMSLRGSDPQEVNPTLQFLLRTEKQRRERRRMDEIKRIKMSLHLLLVLIPFTVLAVQSSFIIIRAGAEVTLSCDKMRDDHVNCGATTWLFIDSEGNGAVNLFVNRQLDKSKISKSKADRLRLAANCSLVISEVTAEVAGRYDCRQFDLTTQPYEDHQVYFSVVNVTEQKRSDEVTLSCSVSPSCRICVLTVKWLFMNEDVTENNKDLKTSQSSSSATVSFSKSHLVHKMKNYSSLTCEVKQGDKEEKFSFIPPSSEGKNEPGPGNNKMTTDSTDWRLYIGPVVGFATIVILVVILIRWRRNKATDTQMNADENRTFSVEETRGFDEPDSSLCEANSSVPVVSGNKTQTHKHTVNPAEDVFYSSISHSPHSTTQIQGGDDGVTYSTVKSPSSSTGPSADPSSLYATVNFKQ
- the LOC128460315 gene encoding uncharacterized protein LOC128460315 isoform X3, whose amino-acid sequence is MQLAHDDRGDMSLRGSDPQEVNPTLQFLLRTEKQRRERRRMDEIKRIKMSLHLLLVLIPFTVLAVQSSFIIIRAGAEVTLSCDKMRDDHVNCGATTWLFIDSEGNGAVNLFVNRQLDKSKISKSKADRLRLAANCSLVISEVTAEVAGRYDCRQFDLTTQPYEDHQVYFSVVNVTEQKRSDEVTLSCSVSPSCRICVLTVKWLFMNEDVTENNKDLKTSQSSSSATVSFSKSHLVHKMKNYSSLTCEVKQGDKEEKFSFIPPSSEGKNEPGPGNNKMTTDSTDWRLYIGPVVGFATIVILVVILIRWRRNKDTQMNADENRTFSVEETRGFDEPDSSLCEANSSVPVVSGNKTQTHKHTVNPAEDVFYSSISHSPHSTTQIQGGDDGVTYSTVKSPSSSTGPSADPSSLYATVNFKQ
- the LOC128460315 gene encoding uncharacterized protein LOC128460315 isoform X2, whose translation is MQLAHDDRGDMSLRGSDPQEVNPTLQFLLRTEKQRRERRRMDEIKRIKMSLHLLLVLIPFTVLAVQSSFIIIRAGAEVTLSCDKMRDDHVNCGATTWLFIDSEGNGAVNLFVNRQLDKSKISKSKADRLRLAANCSLVISEVTAEVAGRYDCRQFDLTTQPYEDHQVYFSVVNVTEQKRSDEVTLSCSVSPSCRICVLTVKWLFMNEDVTENNKDLKTSQSSSSATVSFSKSHLVHKMKNYSSLTCEVKQGDKEEKFSFIPPSSGKNEPGPGNNKMTTDSTDWRLYIGPVVGFATIVILVVILIRWRRNKATDTQMNADENRTFSVEETRGFDEPDSSLCEANSSVPVVSGNKTQTHKHTVNPAEDVFYSSISHSPHSTTQIQGGDDGVTYSTVKSPSSSTGPSADPSSLYATVNFKQ